Proteins encoded by one window of Anopheles maculipalpis chromosome 2RL, idAnoMacuDA_375_x, whole genome shotgun sequence:
- the LOC126559058 gene encoding ribosome biogenesis protein NOP53 — protein MSKKHVSRKLKSAWRKHIDISDVDQFLEEQRQDERIGGKLAEKPDVELFTEDKKTNTSKPTLRELRKKKFDELPRSLLPLVNTSNVSDPIVKRNIRKNRNPIAPIAPAPVRIRKKGRPSGIVPATTEDIWAKDPLPEQLKSEWIGKELVHHTLRNVGKPLVTNLPARMDKVQREIPLRKKLPNEGLSYNPAIDDYLNLKKKVIRQEKAIIKKEEHYDRVVTKMFVKMTPEEKYATTLSEMSEGLVNAVKAEPDDKTADEEAIPPAVVVAKRKKPVSRAKKRARELQEQEEKLIQRELSKLMEIDQLDEITNEIEKNEKKSIYAAKKRATKRRVLREKIDMPLDFVEPQQLSGSLRTIQPLKNLLATGLPKARKVAILQRSRGEVERRNPRRKTVRYTRSSHKELVPESTA, from the coding sequence ATGAGCAAAAAGCACGTTTCACGCAAACTTAAATCGGCTTGGCGTAAGCATATCGACATATCGGACGTCGATCAGTTTCTCGAGGAACAGCGGCAAGATGAACGTATCGGTGGTAAACTCGCGGAAAAGCCGGATGTGGAGCTATTTACCGAGGATAAGAAAACGAACACATCAAAACCGACGCTGCGAGAATTACGGAAAAAGAAGTTCGATGAACTACCCCGATCCCTTCTGCCGCTGGTAAACACGTCCAACGTAAGTGATCCGATTGTGAAGCGCAATATTAGGAAAAACCGAAATCCTATTGCCCCGATAGCACCGGCACCGGTGCGCATAAGAAAAAAGGGTCGACCAAGCGGTATCGTACCGGCAACCACAGAAGATATATGGGCCAAGGATCCGCTGCCCGAGCAGCTGAAGAGCGAATGGATCGGGAAAGAGCTGGTACACCATACGCTCCGGAACGTTGGCAAACCTTTGGTAACCAATCTGCCGGCACGGATGGACAAAGTCCAGCGGGAAATACCGTTGCGCAAAAAGCTACCCAATGAAGGTCTCAGCTACAACCCGGCAATCGATGATTACCTAAACCTGAAGAAAAAGGTAATCAGACAGGAGAAAGCCATCATCAAGAAGGAAGAACATTACGATCGTGTTGTAACGAAAATGTTCGTTAAGATGACCCCCGAGGAGAAGTACGCTACAACGTTGAGTGAAATGTCGGAGGGTTTAGTTAATGCGGTAAAGGCCGAACCAGACGATAAAACCGCCGACGAAGAAGCGATCCCGCCAGCAGTTGTTGTAGCGAAGCGCAAAAAACCAGTATCCAGAGCGAAAAAACGAGCGCGCGAATTGCAGGAGCAGGAAGAAAAACTGATCCAGCGGGAACTAAGCAAGCTGATGGAGATCGACCAGTTGGACGAGATCACTAACGAAATAGAAAAGAACGAGAAGAAATCCATCTATGCTGCGAAGAAACGTGCAACCAAGAGGCGAGTATTGAGGGAAAAGATTGATATGCCACTGGACTTTGTCGAGCCACAGCAGTTGTCGGGTAGCCTGCGAACGATTCAGCCGCTAAAAAATCTGCTTGCTACGGGACTACCGAAGGCCCGTAAAGTTGCCATCCTGCAGAGATCGCGTGGCGAAGTGGAGCGTAGGAACCCGCGTCGTAAGACGGTACGCTACACTCGCAGTTCCCACAAAGAACTTGTGCCGGAGAGTACAGCATGA
- the LOC126558654 gene encoding protein phosphatase PTC7 homolog: MRSWTTRWLSRALHQNWQAASATAESKPRTYSRFISVVSGFPKNLAQSKYKPGKMGDDAWFIANTKTADVLGVADGVGGWRSYGIDPGEFAMVLMRNCERLVKFSRFDPIKPVHLIASGFRELQDNRKCILGSSTACIVVFNREDSSIYTANIGDSGFIIVRKGEIVHRSEEQQHYFNTPFQLSLPPPGHTDVLSDRPESANTTTFPVCNGDVILVATDGVFDNVPIKLLVDTLQRVEGENDQVKLQMCANSIALMARSLSFDSKFLSPFSLNARRNNINAMGGKPDDITVVLATVAL; this comes from the exons ATGCGCTCCTGGACGACACGATGGCTTTCGCGGGCACTACACCAAAACTGGCAAGCTGCAAGCGCAACTGCGGAAAGCAAACCCCGTACCTACTCTCGCTTTATCTCCGTCGTCAGTGGCTTCCCAAAGAATCTGGCCCAGTCGAAGTACAAGCCTGGTAAGATGGGCGACGATGCGTGGTTTATCGCAAACACCAAAACAGCCGACGTTCTGG GTGTCGCTGATGGGGTCGGCGGATGGCGCAGTTATGGAATTGATCCGGGCGAGTTTGCGATGGTGTTAATGAGGAATTGTGAGCGATTGGTAAAGTTTTCCCGCTTCGATCCGATCAAACCAGTGCATCTGATTGCGTCCGGGTTTCGGGAGTTGCAGGACAACAGAAAATGCATCCTAG GTAGCAGCACTGCCTGTATAGTGGTGTTTAATCGTGAAGACAGTAGCATTTACACCGCCAACATCGGCGACAGTGGCTTCATCATAGTACGAAAGGGTGAAATAGTGCATCGCAGCGAGGAACAGCAGCACTATTTCAACACCCCCTTCCAGCTCTCGTTACCCCCGCCCGGCCATACCGATGTGCTAAGCGATAGGCCCGAGTCGGCCAACACTACCACCTTCCCTGTGTGCAACGGGGACGTCATCCTCGTTGCGACGGACGGTGTGTTTGATAATGTTCCGATCAAGCTGCTAGTCGACACTCTACAGCGG GTGGAAGGAGAAAACGACCAAGTTAAATTACAAATGTGTGCAAATTCGATCGCGCTAATGGCGAGATCGTTATCATTCGACAGCAAGTTTCTATCACCCTTTTCCCTTAATGCTAGAAGAAACAACATCAATGCTATGG GTGGAAAACCGGACGATATAACCGTAGTTTTAGCGACCGTGGCTCTGTAA